Genomic segment of Microbacterium hydrocarbonoxydans:
GGCACACGCACTGCTGGAGGTTGGCATGAGCATCGAGATCCGTGGACCCATCGAGTTGCCGGCGAGACGCGAGGCCATCGAGCTCACCACGGCAGACGAGCTCACCCTCGTCGGAGAGCTCGCTGTGCCGGAGTCGACCGCTCCCGTCGCGACACTCGTCACCCTGCACCCGCTGCCCACGGCCGGGGGCTTCATGGACTCCCACATCCTTCGCAAGGCCGCGGCGCGGCTTCCCGCCACGGCGGACCTCGCTGTGCTGAGGTTCAACACGCGCGGCACGAGCTCACCACGCGGCACGAGCGAGGGGCGCTTCGACGGCGGCGGCGCCGAACAGTTCGACGTCGCTGCGGCGATGGACTTCGTCCGCGATCGAGCGCTTCCGCGCCCCTGGCTCCTCGGGTGGTCGTTCGGTACGGAGCTCGCTCTGAAGTACGGGCGCGACCACGATGTCGAGGGCATCATCCTTCTCTCCCCGCCGCTGCACCGGGCGACGGATGACGAGGTCGCCGCGTGGGCCGAGTCGGGGGTCGACGTGATCATTCTCGTGCCGGAGTTCGATGACTACCTCCGGCCCGATGAAGCTCGCGAGCGCTTCGCATCGATCCCGCACGCGACGTTGATCGCGGTGGAGGGCGGAAAGCACCTGTGGGTGGGGGAGACCCAGACGCGTCGCGTCCTCACCGAGATCGTCGCCGCCGTGTATCCCGCTGCGCTCCCGCTGCCGACGACGTGGCCGAGCGACTAGAGCTCGTTCATCCGCGGTATCAGGACCTGACGGTAGATGATCAGGATGCTCGCCGCGACCGGGATGGCGATCAGCGCACCGAGGAGTCCGAGCAGACTGCCGCCTGCCAGAGCGGCGACCACGACGACCGCTCCGGGTACGGACACCGCGCGGCTCATGATCCTCGGGGAGATGACGTACGCCTCGATCTGCATGTAGATCAGGTAGTAGATGGCCGCCGCGATCGCGGTCCCGGGGGAGCCGAGTCCGGGAATGAGGCAGACGAGCACGATGATCGTCGATCCGGTGAGGGTGCCGACGAGCGGGATGAGTGAGAAGAAGAACGCGATCACCGCGAGCACAGCAGGGAACGGGGCGTCGATGATGGTGAGGAAGATCATGCTCAGCACGCCGTTGATGACCCCCTGCGACACCTGCCCCATGACGTAGTACCCGACCGAGTCGGTGATCTGCTCGGCCAGATCGATGAACCGCTCGCGCTTCGAGGCAGGGGCGAGCTGGTAGACGGCCCTCTTCAGCGAGGGCGTGGACGCCGTGAGATAGATCGTCAGGATCAGCACGATGAAGGCGCCGAACAACCCGCCGACGACGGCGCCGCTGACCGCGAGCACTCCCTGGCCGATCGAGCCGCCGATCTGCGCCACATTCGTCTCGAGCCAGTTGGCGACGTACGCGAAGACCTCGTCGACCTTGAGGTTCGGGAAGGTGTCGACCATCCATTCGCGCAGGTCGTCGAGGAACGTGCCACGCTGCACGATGGCCGTGATCTGCGCGATGAGCTGCGAGATCTGGTCCACGAGAACAGGCAGCACGATCAGCACCACACCGGCGAACACGCCGAGCACGGCGACGATGGTGATGAGGACGGCCAGCCAGCGCGCGAGACGCCGGCGCTCGAGGAAGGTCACGAGAGGGTCGAGTCCGAGGCTGAGGAACAGAGCCGTGCCGACGTAGAGAAGAACAGTAGACAGGCTCTCGACGCTCCCGATGAGCAGAATACCCAGACCGACGCCGAGGGTCGCCACCAGCGCGGTGCGGAACGGGTTGTGGATCTTCATCTCACGGCTCCTCGGGAAAAGCGGATGCTGCAAGGGTATCCACCGGGCGGGCTGTGATCGTCCACGACGTGCCGCGGTATGCCGGAGGCGGACCTCGTGGGCAACACACAGGTGATTTCGCTAGTCTGAAATGTCGAGTGTTGCGACTCGGGCGAGCGTCCGGGCCGCGTGAGGAGACTATTCGTGCGTTTCGTATGGGCCGTGGTGGCCTTCGTGCTGGCCGCGGGACTGATCGGTGCAGGCATCGCCCAGCGAACCATTTTCCAAGGGCCGTCGACCCAGAAGGTCGCGGTCGACGTCGCTGAACCGGCGCCGTTCGTGCTGATGGACGGCGAGGTGCTGAGGGAGAACCCCGGCGCACAGACCCTCCTGATCCGCGGCGAGGGCGACATCTTCGCGGCGTACGGCCGCACGGCCGACATGGAGGCGTGGCTCTCGGACACCGAGTACAACCACGTGACAGCCGGCGCTGACGGCGAACTCGACGTCGAGTTCGTGGAGGCGTCAGCCGATGCGGCTGCGACCGAACCAGCACCGGGGGAGGCGCCCGTCGAGGGTGCGACAGGTGAGACCGCCGAAGAGGGCGAGACCTCCGCCGAGCCGGCGGGTCGCAACCCGTCAGGATCGGACCTGTGGCTCGACTCGTTCACGGAGACGGACTCGCTGATCACCGATCTGCAGCTGCCCGAAGGTGTCAGCGTCCTCATCGCCTATGACGGCACGCAGGACGCGCCGGATGACATCGTCCTGTCGTGGCCGCTCGACAACTCGACCCCTCTCGCAGGACCCCTGATGGCCGCGGGAGCAGCTGTGCTCGTGGTCGGCCTCATCCTCTACATCCTCGGCATCCGCCATCAGCGTCGCGGTCGCGGTCCGCGCCGAAAGGGACCTGGACCGCTTCCGGTGACCGAGCCGATCGATCTGGCGCAGTTGCCGCCGTCTGAGCGCGCAGCGATTGAGGGGCCCGGTTCATCGGCCGCCTCTGATCCGGCGGAGGACGAACAGGCAGATCCGCAGACCGAGACCGACGACGAGAGTCGTTCAGGCAGCGCAGGGCGGTCGGCGGAGATGCGCGGAAACGCACCTTCTCGACGACGGCGCCTCTTCGCGGTCCCCGCGATCGCGCTCACGGCGCTCCTCGCCACCGGGTGCTCCGCCGATTCCTGGCCGCAGATCGGCGAGGGCACGCCCTCACCGACGCCCACCGAGACTGTGATCGCCCCCGACAACCAGAAGCCCCCGGCAGTCACCGAGGCACAGGCGAAGAAGATCCTGCAGAGCACGGCCGCAACCATCAGCGAAGCGGATGCCGCGATGGATCTCGACCTCGTGGGAACCCGCCTTGACGGGCCGGCGCTGACGGCGCGCACGACCGAGTACGCCTTGCGGACCGCGCTTCCTGAGACGACGCCGCCCGCGGCGATCCCGACCGACGACGTCGAGGTCGTGCTGCCCGAGGCGACGGACCGCTGGCCGCGCACGGTGCTCATGCTGTCGAAGAGCGAAGGGGATGACACGGTTCCTCCTGTGATCCTGACTATGACGCAGCAGGATCCGTGGTCCAACTACCGGATCACGAACATGGCCGAGATGTCGGCCGATGCGGTGTTCCCCGACGTCGCCGCCACCTGGCTCGGTACGTCACTCGTACCGGATGACTCGGCGTTCCTCAGCATCCCGCCTGGCGAACTCGCAGAGACGTACGCCGACGTGGTCGACGCCGGCGAGCAGAGCGCGGCATACGGTCTCTTCGACGATCTGGCGCTCAACCTCGCGAAGTCGATTCGCGACAGCCGCCAGGCCGTGGTCCAGAACCTCGCCGACAATGGCGCTGCCGAGACCTCGCAGACCGCTTTCGACATCGCTCCCGCCGACTCGGCGCCTGTCTCGATGGCTACGCTCGGGAGCGGAGCGATCGTGGCGGTGTCGCTCATCGACAATGAGACGGTGACCCCGACATCCGCTGATGCCGTGATCCGCTTCGGGGAGAATGCTCAGGTCAAGGCGCTGACCGGCGTCAGCGAGTCGGCCAAGGGCGTGACCACCCGTTACGAGTTCCAGCTGTTCTTCTCCGTTCCCGCTCAAGGATCGACCGAACAGATCCGCCTCCTGGCCGTCCGCCAGGACCTTCTTTCTGCCGAGGTGCTCAAGTGACCGATATCTCTCCTTCCGCCCTCCGAGGCGCCGTCGACCTCTCGACGCTCCGCAACCGGCCGGCAGCACCGCCTGCAGGACCTCAGACCGCGGCCGGTGCAGTCGATGTCGTGGTCGATGCCACTGATGAGTCGTTCGGGGAGATCCTCGAGATCTCACGAAATGTCCCGGTCGTCGTCGACCTGTGGGCGGAGTGGTGCGGTCCCTGCAAGCAGCTGAGCCCGATCATCGAGAAGGTGACGCGCGAGCTCAACGGCAAGGTGCTCCTTGCCAAGGTCGATGTCGATGCCAACCCGCAGTTGGCCCAGGGGTTCCGTGCACAGTCCATCCCGATGGTCGTGGCGCTCATCGCCGGTCAGCCGGTCCCGATGTTCACGGGTGCGGTGCCGGAGCAGCAGGTCAGGGAGGTCTTCGCACAGCTGCTTCAGCTCGCGGCGCAGAACGGTGTGACGGGCACGCTGAACGTCGGCGAGCCGCCCGCGGGCGAGCAGACGCCGGAAGAGCCGCCGATGCCTCCGCTGCACGCAGAAGCCTTCGCGGCCATCGAGAACGGCGACTACGCAACGGCGATCGTCGCGTATGAGAAGGCGCTCGCAGAGAACCCTCGCGACGAGGATGCGATCGCAGGTCTGGGGCAGGTTCGACTGCTCGACCGCGTCCAGAAGCTCGACCTGCAGGAGGCTCGGGCCGCGGCGGCCGCCGGCCCCCTCGACATCAAGGCGCAGTTCGACGTCGCCGACCTCGACCTCGCCGGAGGCCACGTCGACGACGCGTTCGGGAGACTGCTCGACCTGTTCGCCCAGCTGCCCTCTGACGAGCGGACGCCGGTGAGAGAACGCCTTCTCGAGCTCTTCGGTCTGATCGGCGTCTCGGATCCACGCGTCATCTCTGCGCGCAACCGGCTGTCTTCTCTGCTTTTCTGAACGGACACGCAGACACGCAGCCCCGGCTGGATGGCCGGGGCTGCGTCGTCGATCGACTGAGGGCGTCAGCCGTGGCTGATCGTGGGAACGTGCGGGTCGTTCTCGTGGCGCAGCCAGATGGTCGACAGCGCCGGGATCGTGATCGTCGCGGTAGCCGGTCCATCGTCCTCCGAGTGCGCGACGACCATGCCCAGGTTGCCGGATCCGCGACCGCCGTACTCCGCAGCATCGGTGTTGAGGATCTCGTGCCACACTCCGGCGACCGGCAGCGCGAGGCGGTGACCGCTGCGCTCGACACCGGCGAAGTTGCTGATCACCACAAGACGGCCCCCATGCGCGTCGCGGCGCTCGAAGGCGATCACGTTGGGGTCCCAGCTGGGAGCCCCCAGGCGTGAGAACGAGGATCCGTCGTTGTCCCGCTCCCAGAGCGGAGCCTGGGCGCGGTAGGTGCGGTTGAGCTGTCCGACGAAGCCCTGCAGCTGCGCATGCGAAGGCTGGTCGAGAAGCCACCAGTCGAGCTCGCGGGATTCCGACCACTCAGCGAGCTGGCCGAACTCCTGTCCCATGAAGAGGAGCTTCTTGCCGGGGTGACCCCACATGTACCCCAGGTACGCGCGCACGTTGGCGAGCTTGTGCCAGTGATCGCCGGGCATCTTGGCGAGGAGGCTGCCCTTGCCGTGCACGACCTCGTCGTGACTGATCGGAAGCAGGTAGTTCTCGCCGAACGCGTAGACGAAGGAGAACGTCATCTCTCCCTCGTGGTGCGCACGGTACATCGGGTCGCGTTCGATGTACTGGAGAGAGTCGTTCATCCAACCCATGTTCCACTTGAACCCGAACCCGAGTCCCGCGTGGTCGGTCGGTGCCGTCACGCCGGGGAAGCTGGTCGACTCCTCTGCGATCATCAGGACACCGGGGTGCAGGCGATACGCCGTCGCGTTGACCTCCTGCAGGAAGCGGATCGCCTCGAGGTTCTCCCGGCCGCCATGGATGTTCGGCTCCCACTCGCCCTCCTTGCGGGAGTAGTCGAGGTAGAGCATCGATGCGACGGCATCCACCCGCAGGCCGTCGACATGGAACTCGCTCAGCCAGAAGAGGGCGTTGGCGACCAGGAAGCCGCGCACCTCGGAGCGGCCGTAGTCGAAGATGAGCGTTCCCCAGTCCTGATGTTCACCGCGCCGAGGGTCGGGGTGCTCGTACAGCGGCTGTCCGTCGAACTTCGCGAGGGCGAACGCGTCCTTGGGGAAGTGTCCGGGGACCCAGTCCATGATCACGCCGATGCCGGCCTGGTGCAGCTGATCGATGAGGTAGCGCAGGTCATCCGGGCTGCCGAAACGACTGGTCGCCGCGTAGTACCCGCTGACCTGGTAGCCCCAGGAGCCGCCGAAAGGATGCTCCGCGAGCGGCATGAACTCGACGTGTGTGAAACCGGACTCGGTGACGTGTGCGATCAGCGGTTCCGCGGCATCACGGTAGCTCAGTCCTCCGCGCCACGAGCCGAGATGCACCTCGTAGACCGACAGCGGCTGAGCGACCGCGTGGGTCGCCGCCCGGCGGGTCATCCACGCGCCGTCCGACCAGGCGTAGTCCGACTGCGTGACCACCGACGCCGTCTCGGGCGGGAGCTGCGCGGCCTGGGCCATGGGGTCGGCCTTGTAGATCCACGAGCCTCCGCGGGTGCGGATCTGGTACTTGTAGGTCGTTCCGACGGCGAGATCCGGGATGAACAGCTCCCAGATGCCGCTCACGCCCATCGAGCGCATCGCGTGCGCTTCGCCGTTCCACCCGTTGTGGTCGCCGACGACGCGCACCGCGGTGGCGTTCGGCGCCCACACGGCGAACGCGACGCCCTCTTCGCCGTCCGCCACCCTCGCATGCGCACCCAGCACCTGCCAGAGCCGCTCATGCCGCCCTTCGGCGATCAGATGGAGATCGATGTCGCCGAGAGTAGGGAGGTGTCGGTACGGGTCGCCGGTGATCGTCTCGTCGTCGTCGCCGTATGCGGTGGCGATCCGATACGCCACCGGAGCGCCGTCGTGCTGGGCCTCCCAGATGCCGTGTGCGACGTGATCGAGCCGCAGTCGGCTTCCGTCCTCGAAGACGGCGGCGACCGAGGATGCGAGAGGGCGCCGCGCGCGGATGACGGTGACGGTGCGATCACTCGCATCCCTGAAGGGGTGGGAGCCGAGCACGGCGTGCGGATCGTGATGGGCACCGGCAGCGACAGCCGCCCAGTCTGGCGATGTAGCGGCATCTTCGACGTAGCTCATGCTCGTCTCCTCACCTTCAGGATGTGCACCGGCTCGGCGAAGGCGTCGAGGCGCACGTAGTTGTGATCGGCCCACGTCCACACCGCACCGGTCAGCAGGTCCTCCACCTCGAACGGCTCGCCGGGCGGCACTCCCCAGATCGTGGTGTCGAGGTGGACTGTGGTCTCGCGGACGGAGTGCGGATCGACGTTGGCGACCACGAGGACCGTATCCGCGTGACCGGTGCCGGTGAACTCCGCATCCAGGTGCTTGCTGTAGACGAGCACGGAATCGTCGTCGCTCCAATGCACGGAGAGATTGCGGAGCTGTCGAAGAGCCGGGTGCTCGCGGCGGATCTCGTTCAATCGTCGCAGGAGAGGAGCCAGCGAGTCGCCCGAAGCCTCCGCTCCCTCCCAGTCCCGGAACTTGAACTCGTACTTCTCGTTGTCGATGTTCTCTTCGGAACCGGGGCGTGCGACATTCTCGAAGAGCTCGTAGCCGGCGTACACGCCGTACACCGGTGCTGCCGTGGCAGCGATGCACGCGCGGATCCGGTAGGCGGCACGCCCGCCGAACTGCAGATACTCCGTGAGGATGTCATGCGTGTTCACGAAGAGGTTCGGCCGCATGTAGTCGCTGGTCTCGTGCGCGACGGTCGTGAGGAACTCCTCGAGTTCCGCCTTGGTGTTGCGCCAGGTGAAGTAGCTGTAGCTCTGCTGGAACCCCACGGCTGCGAGCGCTCGCATGACGGCTGGGCGGGTGAACGCCTCGGCGAGGAAGATCACATCGGGGTCCTGGGCGTTCACCGTCGCGATGAGCCACTCCCAGAACTGCAGCGGCTTCGTGTGCGGATTGTCGACCCGGAAGATCTTGACGCCTTCGCGCACCCAGTGCTGCACGATGCGCAGCATCTCCTGATAGATGCCGGCCGGATCGTTGTCGAAGTTCAGGGGATAGATGTCCTGGTACTTCTTGGGAGGGTTCTCGGCGTATGCGATGGTGCCGTCGGGGAGTGTCGTGAACCACTCGGGATGCTCGTCGACCCAGGGGTGGTCAGGCGACGCCTGCAGCGCGAGGTCGAGAGCGACTTCCAATCCCTCGTTCTTGGCCGCTCGGACGAAGGCGCGGAAGTCCGCGGGCTTCCCGAGCTCGGGGTGGATCGCATCATGCCCGCCTTCGGCGGATCCGATCGCATACGGTGACCCGGGGTCACCGGGCTCGGTCGTCAGAGTGTTGTTCCGACCCTTGCGGTTGGTGGTGCCGATCGGATGGATCGGTACGAGATAGATGACGTCGAAGCCCATGGCTGCGACGGCGGGCAGGCGCTTGGCCGCGGTCCTGAAGGTGCCGCTCTTGATCGAGCCGTCCTTGAGTCGCTTCGCGCCTTCGGACCGGGGGAAGAATTCATACCACGCGCCCACTCCTGCCGCGGTCCGCTCGACCAGCAGAGTGTGCGCGTCCGACGCGGAACGCTGTGTCATGAGCGGGCGGTCCCAGAAGAGACCGGCCAGCTCGGCGTCGGTCGAGACGGCGGTCGTGGTCGCCGCATCGCCGTCGGCCAGAGCCGCGGCGAGCTCGCCGAAGCGTCGGCGCTGAGCCGCAGGACGGTTCTTCTCGGCAGCTGCCCGCGTGAGGAGCCCTGCTCCGAGAGCGGCCATGACCGGCACGTCGACGCCAGCCGCGACTTTCACCTCGGCGGCGTGCGCCCAGGTCGCGAAGTCGTCGGAGAACGCCTCGAAGCGAAACGCCCATCGCCCCTGCAGATCGACAGCGATCTCGGTGCTCCAGCGATCGGTCCCGTCGAGGAGAGGAGTCAGACGGTGCAGAGATTCCTCGCCGTTCGGGGCGGTCAACCGCAGCTGCACCCCGATCAGGTCGTGCCCCTCGCGGAAGGCGACCACGCTGAACGGCACCACCTCGCCGACGAATGCCTTGGGTGCGAAACCGCCGGGAACGGACGGTGTTCCGCCGACCAACGGGATGCGGGTCGCGACGAGTCCGTCGCCGTCTGAGACGGCTCCCAACGGGCGCGACGGGATCTGTGCGGGGCTCCGGAGAGCCTTCGGACTGGTGCTGCTCATGCGTGCGGCCACTCCCCGAATGTACCGCTCCCGACGTGGAGCGGGTAGCTCGCAGAGGGCACCGGCGCGCCGCCGTTCATTCCACGCGGAAGAGTCGCATGGAGGTGCCGGGGATGGGCAGGATGTCGCCGGGGGCGAACACCTCGCCGTGGTCATCCGGGCGGTCGTCGGCGCTGGACCACAGCGACACGAAACGCG
This window contains:
- a CDS encoding alpha/beta hydrolase, whose protein sequence is MSIEIRGPIELPARREAIELTTADELTLVGELAVPESTAPVATLVTLHPLPTAGGFMDSHILRKAAARLPATADLAVLRFNTRGTSSPRGTSEGRFDGGGAEQFDVAAAMDFVRDRALPRPWLLGWSFGTELALKYGRDHDVEGIILLSPPLHRATDDEVAAWAESGVDVIILVPEFDDYLRPDEARERFASIPHATLIAVEGGKHLWVGETQTRRVLTEIVAAVYPAALPLPTTWPSD
- a CDS encoding glycosyl transferase; translated protein: MRFVWAVVAFVLAAGLIGAGIAQRTIFQGPSTQKVAVDVAEPAPFVLMDGEVLRENPGAQTLLIRGEGDIFAAYGRTADMEAWLSDTEYNHVTAGADGELDVEFVEASADAAATEPAPGEAPVEGATGETAEEGETSAEPAGRNPSGSDLWLDSFTETDSLITDLQLPEGVSVLIAYDGTQDAPDDIVLSWPLDNSTPLAGPLMAAGAAVLVVGLILYILGIRHQRRGRGPRRKGPGPLPVTEPIDLAQLPPSERAAIEGPGSSAASDPAEDEQADPQTETDDESRSGSAGRSAEMRGNAPSRRRRLFAVPAIALTALLATGCSADSWPQIGEGTPSPTPTETVIAPDNQKPPAVTEAQAKKILQSTAATISEADAAMDLDLVGTRLDGPALTARTTEYALRTALPETTPPAAIPTDDVEVVLPEATDRWPRTVLMLSKSEGDDTVPPVILTMTQQDPWSNYRITNMAEMSADAVFPDVAATWLGTSLVPDDSAFLSIPPGELAETYADVVDAGEQSAAYGLFDDLALNLAKSIRDSRQAVVQNLADNGAAETSQTAFDIAPADSAPVSMATLGSGAIVAVSLIDNETVTPTSADAVIRFGENAQVKALTGVSESAKGVTTRYEFQLFFSVPAQGSTEQIRLLAVRQDLLSAEVLK
- the glgB gene encoding 1,4-alpha-glucan branching protein GlgB, whose product is MSYVEDAATSPDWAAVAAGAHHDPHAVLGSHPFRDASDRTVTVIRARRPLASSVAAVFEDGSRLRLDHVAHGIWEAQHDGAPVAYRIATAYGDDDETITGDPYRHLPTLGDIDLHLIAEGRHERLWQVLGAHARVADGEEGVAFAVWAPNATAVRVVGDHNGWNGEAHAMRSMGVSGIWELFIPDLAVGTTYKYQIRTRGGSWIYKADPMAQAAQLPPETASVVTQSDYAWSDGAWMTRRAATHAVAQPLSVYEVHLGSWRGGLSYRDAAEPLIAHVTESGFTHVEFMPLAEHPFGGSWGYQVSGYYAATSRFGSPDDLRYLIDQLHQAGIGVIMDWVPGHFPKDAFALAKFDGQPLYEHPDPRRGEHQDWGTLIFDYGRSEVRGFLVANALFWLSEFHVDGLRVDAVASMLYLDYSRKEGEWEPNIHGGRENLEAIRFLQEVNATAYRLHPGVLMIAEESTSFPGVTAPTDHAGLGFGFKWNMGWMNDSLQYIERDPMYRAHHEGEMTFSFVYAFGENYLLPISHDEVVHGKGSLLAKMPGDHWHKLANVRAYLGYMWGHPGKKLLFMGQEFGQLAEWSESRELDWWLLDQPSHAQLQGFVGQLNRTYRAQAPLWERDNDGSSFSRLGAPSWDPNVIAFERRDAHGGRLVVISNFAGVERSGHRLALPVAGVWHEILNTDAAEYGGRGSGNLGMVVAHSEDDGPATATITIPALSTIWLRHENDPHVPTISHG
- a CDS encoding tetratricopeptide repeat protein, giving the protein MTDISPSALRGAVDLSTLRNRPAAPPAGPQTAAGAVDVVVDATDESFGEILEISRNVPVVVDLWAEWCGPCKQLSPIIEKVTRELNGKVLLAKVDVDANPQLAQGFRAQSIPMVVALIAGQPVPMFTGAVPEQQVREVFAQLLQLAAQNGVTGTLNVGEPPAGEQTPEEPPMPPLHAEAFAAIENGDYATAIVAYEKALAENPRDEDAIAGLGQVRLLDRVQKLDLQEARAAAAAGPLDIKAQFDVADLDLAGGHVDDAFGRLLDLFAQLPSDERTPVRERLLELFGLIGVSDPRVISARNRLSSLLF
- a CDS encoding AI-2E family transporter, which translates into the protein MKIHNPFRTALVATLGVGLGILLIGSVESLSTVLLYVGTALFLSLGLDPLVTFLERRRLARWLAVLITIVAVLGVFAGVVLIVLPVLVDQISQLIAQITAIVQRGTFLDDLREWMVDTFPNLKVDEVFAYVANWLETNVAQIGGSIGQGVLAVSGAVVGGLFGAFIVLILTIYLTASTPSLKRAVYQLAPASKRERFIDLAEQITDSVGYYVMGQVSQGVINGVLSMIFLTIIDAPFPAVLAVIAFFFSLIPLVGTLTGSTIIVLVCLIPGLGSPGTAIAAAIYYLIYMQIEAYVISPRIMSRAVSVPGAVVVVAALAGGSLLGLLGALIAIPVAASILIIYRQVLIPRMNEL
- a CDS encoding alpha-1,4-glucan--maltose-1-phosphate maltosyltransferase, with amino-acid sequence MSSTSPKALRSPAQIPSRPLGAVSDGDGLVATRIPLVGGTPSVPGGFAPKAFVGEVVPFSVVAFREGHDLIGVQLRLTAPNGEESLHRLTPLLDGTDRWSTEIAVDLQGRWAFRFEAFSDDFATWAHAAEVKVAAGVDVPVMAALGAGLLTRAAAEKNRPAAQRRRFGELAAALADGDAATTTAVSTDAELAGLFWDRPLMTQRSASDAHTLLVERTAAGVGAWYEFFPRSEGAKRLKDGSIKSGTFRTAAKRLPAVAAMGFDVIYLVPIHPIGTTNRKGRNNTLTTEPGDPGSPYAIGSAEGGHDAIHPELGKPADFRAFVRAAKNEGLEVALDLALQASPDHPWVDEHPEWFTTLPDGTIAYAENPPKKYQDIYPLNFDNDPAGIYQEMLRIVQHWVREGVKIFRVDNPHTKPLQFWEWLIATVNAQDPDVIFLAEAFTRPAVMRALAAVGFQQSYSYFTWRNTKAELEEFLTTVAHETSDYMRPNLFVNTHDILTEYLQFGGRAAYRIRACIAATAAPVYGVYAGYELFENVARPGSEENIDNEKYEFKFRDWEGAEASGDSLAPLLRRLNEIRREHPALRQLRNLSVHWSDDDSVLVYSKHLDAEFTGTGHADTVLVVANVDPHSVRETTVHLDTTIWGVPPGEPFEVEDLLTGAVWTWADHNYVRLDAFAEPVHILKVRRRA